From Rhodanobacteraceae bacterium, the proteins below share one genomic window:
- a CDS encoding LSU ribosomal protein L28p encodes MARVCQVTGKAASTGNNVSHANNKTRRRWLPNLHERRFWVASENRWVKLRVSGKALRTIDKNGIDAVLADLRKNGHKV; translated from the coding sequence ATGGCACGTGTATGCCAGGTCACCGGTAAAGCTGCGAGCACCGGCAACAACGTCTCGCACGCCAACAACAAGACCCGCCGCCGCTGGCTGCCCAACCTGCACGAACGCCGGTTCTGGGTCGCAAGCGAGAACCGCTGGGTCAAACTGCGCGTGTCCGGCAAGGCCCTGCGCACCATCGACAAGAACGGCATCGACGCCGTGCTCGCCGACCTGCGCAAGAACGGGCACAAGGTCTAA
- a CDS encoding Protein-export protein SecB (maintains pre-export unfolded state): MAEETPAPSNGQAAPQMQMALQKIYARDVSFEVPNAPKVFQEEGQPQVQLNLSHKATPIEGDNYEVVLTLTVTCTLNERTAYLAEVHQAGVFSFVGFDQQNLAVVLATYCPNVLFPYARAVVSDLVLNGGFPPLLLQPINFDALYAEQQRQQQGQGDARPALNA, encoded by the coding sequence ATGGCAGAAGAGACCCCGGCCCCGAGCAACGGCCAAGCCGCCCCCCAGATGCAGATGGCGCTGCAGAAGATCTATGCGCGCGACGTCTCGTTCGAGGTCCCGAATGCGCCCAAGGTGTTCCAGGAAGAGGGCCAGCCGCAGGTCCAGCTGAACCTCTCGCACAAGGCCACGCCGATCGAGGGCGACAATTACGAAGTGGTGCTGACGCTCACCGTCACCTGCACCCTGAACGAGCGCACCGCGTACCTGGCCGAAGTGCACCAAGCCGGCGTGTTTTCGTTCGTCGGCTTCGACCAGCAGAACCTCGCCGTCGTGCTGGCCACGTACTGCCCGAACGTGCTGTTCCCGTATGCGCGCGCGGTCGTTTCCGACCTCGTCCTGAACGGCGGTTTCCCGCCGCTGCTGCTGCAGCCGATCAATTTCGACGCGCTGTACGCCGAACAGCAGCGCCAGCAGCAAGGTCAGGGCGACGCCCGGCCGGCCCTGAACGCCTAA
- a CDS encoding Glycerol-3-phosphate dehydrogenase [NAD(P)+], with protein MTRATVAVLGAGSWGTALAALLCNNGAAVRLWGRDADALAEIAAAHRNQHYLPDVELPAELACVPDLAEALDGADLALVAVPSHAFRQMLIEAVPLLPPGAGYAWATKGFEPGTGRFLHELVAEHLPGTPAAVVTGPSFAREVAAGMPTAVTVHSDDDAFAHRVAELLHGNAFRAYTGNDMLGAELGGAMKNVLAVATGVADGMQLGLNARAGLITRGMNEMLRLGAALGAKPQTLMGLAGLGDLVLTCTGELSRNHRFGFALGRGVPLRQALDDIGQVVEGAVTADEVMRLAARHDLDLPISQHVQAVLRGEMTPTDALHSLLARERKPEYPENLFR; from the coding sequence ATGACTCGCGCGACGGTTGCCGTTCTCGGCGCCGGATCGTGGGGCACCGCGCTGGCGGCGCTGTTGTGCAACAACGGTGCCGCCGTCCGCTTGTGGGGACGCGACGCGGACGCGCTGGCGGAAATCGCGGCCGCCCACCGCAATCAGCACTACCTGCCGGACGTCGAATTGCCGGCGGAGCTGGCGTGCGTGCCGGATCTGGCTGAAGCATTGGACGGCGCCGACCTGGCGCTGGTCGCGGTGCCGAGCCACGCCTTCCGGCAGATGCTGATCGAAGCCGTGCCGCTGCTGCCGCCCGGCGCCGGCTATGCGTGGGCGACCAAGGGTTTCGAACCCGGCACGGGACGCTTCCTGCACGAACTGGTGGCCGAACACCTGCCGGGCACGCCCGCGGCGGTCGTGACCGGCCCGTCGTTCGCCCGCGAAGTGGCGGCCGGCATGCCCACCGCGGTCACGGTGCATTCCGACGACGACGCTTTCGCGCACCGGGTGGCCGAACTGCTGCACGGCAACGCCTTCCGCGCCTACACCGGCAACGACATGCTGGGCGCGGAACTCGGCGGCGCGATGAAGAACGTGCTGGCGGTCGCGACCGGCGTCGCCGACGGCATGCAACTGGGCTTGAACGCGCGCGCCGGCCTGATCACCCGCGGCATGAACGAGATGCTGCGCCTCGGAGCGGCGCTGGGCGCCAAGCCGCAGACCCTGATGGGCCTTGCGGGCCTGGGCGATCTGGTGCTGACCTGCACGGGCGAGCTGTCGCGCAATCATCGCTTCGGTTTTGCGCTGGGCCGCGGCGTGCCGCTCCGCCAAGCGCTCGACGATATCGGGCAAGTGGTCGAAGGCGCGGTGACCGCCGACGAAGTGATGCGGTTGGCCGCGCGCCACGATCTCGACCTGCCGATTTCGCAACACGTGCAAGCCGTGCTGCGCGGCGAGATGACGCCCACCGACGCCCTGCATTCCCTGCTGGCGCGCGAACGCAAGCCCGAGTATCCGGAAAACCTCTTCCGGTAG
- a CDS encoding SNF2 family DNA/RNA helicase, with protein sequence MQSRNGQNETPAQARAKPAAAPLPAAWARLIDAADAAASAPAGPASTLGFLLELLQDEPALSRLEAAPVLLETVAKGRLGRAVPLDSKQLLASALPDAETRLAASVLGLPQTQRKGRTYAQLAGPFGDALLREILSTAPSLLGGVAGLQLSLGKPRPLEWEWQLERDGRQRLLPKLPAHQRLIRVGGLWYLDPERAELGPLDGEAAEVALIEAPPLSPEHAELLAARVAASPWAARIPAPQAFDAVQRSDLAPKPVTIFQALTRHARIGAGTPPLAYARLAFDYGGDRLPGRGGEAIVRRVRNGKLVEIVRKRAEELATMERLESFGLAPAVDCEGLPWDMADALPEDAWVFPGKGYAGALEVNTPARWLGLREKLEKEGFIVEYASTFPFEVLEGPPRWYGVAKVDEGGEAFEFEMGIEVEGKRVNLLPTVARALSEHTLALTTPENETRDAVWYAPVDDRRRVAVPLAVLRKLLAPLAEYLTHPRDKLRLPRVQAGRLEEFEGALPKNGKLDAPKDLTGFTTRLREAAEHASDAVPDGLIGELRPYQREGLRWLNALAEAGLGGVLADDMGLGKTVQLLAHILALKQNSALTQPALIVAPTSLIPNWQSETERFAPSLKVLTLHGPERVKSFDRLAGHDVILTSYALLPRDLAVLREQPFALVVLDEAQQVKNPRTQARRALLSIGARRRVCMTGTPLENHLGELWSQVDLAVPGLLGDEGSFRRHYRIPIERQADADCQARLNHRIAPFILRRTKAQVVKELPEKTEIARRVVLCGKQRELYDALRISLGEEVREVVRQRGLEHSGIIVLDALLKLRQTCCDPRLVKLESARGVRESAKLELLMDMLPDLLSEGRRVLLFSQFTEMLALIARELNRRHLQYVTLTGDTRDRAEPVRKFQDGEVPLFLLSLKAGGVGLNLTAADTVIHYDPWWNPAAETQAADRAHRIGQDKPVFVYRLICADTVEERIEDLKARKAELAQAVLEGGGTRDKLKFDEDDLNALFAAE encoded by the coding sequence ATGCAGTCCCGCAACGGTCAGAACGAAACGCCGGCGCAGGCCCGGGCCAAACCCGCGGCTGCGCCGTTGCCGGCCGCGTGGGCGCGCCTGATCGACGCCGCCGACGCGGCGGCGTCCGCGCCCGCCGGACCTGCTTCCACGCTCGGTTTCCTGCTGGAACTGTTGCAGGACGAACCCGCGCTTTCGCGACTCGAAGCCGCGCCCGTGCTGCTGGAAACCGTCGCCAAGGGACGGCTCGGGCGCGCGGTTCCGCTGGATTCGAAACAGCTTCTCGCCAGTGCCTTGCCCGATGCCGAAACGCGGCTCGCGGCCAGCGTGCTGGGCTTGCCGCAGACGCAGCGCAAGGGCCGGACCTACGCGCAACTCGCGGGCCCGTTCGGCGATGCGCTGCTGCGCGAAATCCTGAGCACGGCGCCGAGCCTGCTCGGCGGCGTTGCCGGGTTGCAGTTGTCGCTGGGCAAACCGCGTCCGCTTGAATGGGAATGGCAGCTCGAGCGCGACGGCCGCCAACGCCTGCTGCCGAAATTGCCGGCGCACCAGCGCCTGATTCGCGTGGGCGGCTTGTGGTATCTCGATCCCGAGCGCGCCGAACTCGGGCCGCTGGACGGCGAGGCCGCCGAAGTGGCCTTGATCGAAGCGCCGCCGCTCTCGCCGGAACACGCCGAACTCCTGGCCGCGCGCGTCGCCGCATCGCCGTGGGCCGCGCGCATTCCCGCGCCGCAGGCGTTCGATGCGGTGCAGCGGTCCGACCTCGCGCCCAAGCCGGTGACGATCTTCCAGGCGCTGACGCGTCATGCGCGCATCGGCGCGGGCACGCCGCCGCTCGCGTACGCGCGGCTCGCGTTCGATTACGGCGGCGACCGCCTGCCGGGCCGCGGCGGCGAAGCCATCGTGCGCCGCGTGCGCAACGGCAAGCTGGTCGAGATCGTGCGCAAGCGCGCGGAAGAACTTGCGACGATGGAGCGGCTGGAATCGTTCGGGCTCGCGCCCGCGGTGGATTGCGAAGGCCTGCCGTGGGACATGGCCGACGCGCTGCCGGAAGACGCGTGGGTGTTTCCCGGCAAGGGCTACGCCGGCGCGCTGGAAGTGAACACGCCCGCGCGCTGGCTGGGCCTGCGCGAAAAACTGGAGAAGGAAGGCTTCATCGTCGAGTACGCGTCGACGTTTCCGTTCGAGGTGCTGGAAGGTCCGCCGCGCTGGTACGGCGTGGCCAAGGTCGACGAGGGCGGCGAGGCGTTCGAGTTCGAGATGGGCATAGAGGTCGAAGGCAAGCGCGTGAACCTGCTGCCGACCGTTGCGCGCGCGCTGTCGGAACACACGCTGGCGCTGACCACGCCCGAGAACGAAACCAGGGACGCCGTGTGGTACGCGCCGGTGGATGATCGCCGCCGCGTCGCGGTGCCGCTGGCGGTGTTGCGCAAACTGCTGGCGCCACTGGCCGAATACCTCACGCATCCGCGCGACAAGCTGCGCCTGCCGCGCGTGCAGGCGGGACGGCTGGAGGAATTCGAAGGCGCGCTGCCGAAAAACGGCAAGCTCGATGCGCCGAAGGACCTCACGGGCTTCACCACGCGCCTGCGCGAGGCCGCCGAACACGCGTCCGACGCGGTGCCGGACGGTTTGATCGGTGAATTGCGTCCATACCAGCGCGAAGGCCTGCGTTGGTTGAACGCGCTGGCCGAAGCAGGCTTGGGGGGCGTGCTGGCCGACGACATGGGCCTCGGCAAGACCGTGCAACTGCTGGCGCACATCCTCGCGCTGAAGCAGAACTCCGCATTGACGCAGCCCGCGCTGATCGTCGCGCCCACCAGCCTGATCCCGAATTGGCAATCCGAAACCGAACGCTTCGCGCCTTCGCTGAAAGTGCTGACGCTGCACGGACCGGAACGCGTCAAGAGTTTCGACCGGCTTGCCGGGCACGACGTGATCCTCACTAGCTACGCGCTGCTGCCGCGCGATCTCGCGGTGCTGCGCGAGCAGCCGTTCGCGCTGGTGGTGCTGGACGAAGCGCAACAGGTGAAGAATCCGCGCACGCAGGCGCGACGCGCGCTGCTGTCGATCGGCGCCAGGCGTCGTGTGTGCATGACCGGCACGCCGCTGGAAAATCACCTGGGCGAATTGTGGTCGCAGGTCGATCTCGCGGTGCCGGGATTGCTGGGCGACGAAGGTTCGTTCCGCCGCCACTACCGCATCCCGATCGAACGCCAGGCCGATGCCGATTGCCAGGCGCGGCTCAATCACCGGATCGCGCCGTTCATCCTGCGTCGCACCAAGGCACAGGTGGTGAAAGAGTTGCCCGAGAAAACAGAGATCGCGCGCCGCGTGGTGTTGTGCGGCAAGCAGCGCGAACTCTACGACGCGCTGCGCATTTCACTGGGCGAGGAAGTGCGCGAAGTCGTGCGCCAGCGCGGCCTCGAACACAGCGGCATCATCGTGCTGGATGCACTGCTGAAGCTGCGGCAGACCTGTTGCGATCCGCGTCTGGTGAAACTGGAATCGGCGCGCGGCGTGCGCGAATCGGCCAAACTCGAATTGCTGATGGACATGCTGCCCGACCTTTTGAGCGAAGGCCGGCGCGTGCTGCTGTTCTCGCAGTTCACCGAAATGCTGGCGTTGATCGCGCGCGAGTTGAACCGGCGGCATCTGCAATACGTCACGTTGACCGGCGATACGCGCGATCGCGCGGAACCCGTGCGCAAGTTCCAGGACGGCGAAGTGCCGCTGTTCCTGTTGTCGCTGAAGGCCGGCGGCGTCGGCCTGAACCTCACCGCCGCCGACACCGTGATCCACTACGACCCGTGGTGGAATCCGGCGGCCGAAACGCAGGCCGCCGATCGCGCGCACCGCATCGGCCAGGACAAGCCGGTGTTCGTGTACCGGCTGATCTGCGCCGACACGGTCGAGGAACGCATCGAGGACTTGAAAGCGCGCAAGGCCGAACTCGCGCAAGCGGTGCTGGAAGGCGGCGGTACGCGCGACAAGTTGAAATTCGACGAGGATGACCTGAACGCGTTGTTTGCGGCGGAATAA
- a CDS encoding Gfa-like protein, with protein MATETISGGCDCRFVRYRLTRAPLFVHCCHCRWCQRETGSAFVLNALIETECVELLRGEPGMVMTPSHSGQGQNIARCPKCRIALWSHYAGAGPLFAFVRVGTLDNPDRFPPDIHIYTMSKQPWVILPEGVPAMHEYYDREKCWPKESLARRAAVLAKASR; from the coding sequence ATGGCTACCGAAACCATCTCCGGCGGCTGCGATTGCCGCTTCGTCCGCTACCGCCTCACGCGCGCGCCGCTGTTCGTGCACTGCTGCCATTGCCGCTGGTGCCAGCGCGAAACCGGCAGCGCGTTCGTGCTGAACGCGCTGATCGAAACCGAGTGTGTGGAGTTGTTGCGCGGCGAACCCGGGATGGTGATGACGCCGTCGCACAGCGGCCAGGGCCAGAACATCGCGCGCTGTCCGAAGTGTCGCATCGCGCTATGGAGCCACTATGCGGGTGCGGGGCCGCTGTTTGCGTTCGTCCGAGTCGGCACGCTCGACAATCCCGATCGCTTTCCGCCCGACATCCATATCTATACGATGTCGAAACAGCCGTGGGTGATCCTGCCCGAAGGCGTGCCCGCGATGCACGAGTACTACGACCGCGAGAAGTGCTGGCCGAAGGAAAGTCTGGCGCGTCGCGCGGCGGTGCTGGCGAAAGCTTCAAGATAG
- a CDS encoding Alanylphosphatidylglycerol synthase: MPGADGALTPPSPRSVWLRRVAGPLVSLGMLALALWALHLLARHVTYNEIRHYVEGISRQRLVLAIALTILGFGVMSFYDRFGLAAIGKRLPWRRVTLISFISYAFSNAVGMSLLVSGSIRYRFYLQSGLSPTEIGKLVLYCTLSFWLGLLALTGVTLLVVPLPSGLPMSSWRIAFAGVMVAIPLAWILGSFVRRPLKFWRWKLRLPTPMHAIRQVAVGAADWWLAAAVMYVLMPDRLNAGFGHFLAIFVVAQIAGLISHVPGGLGVFEAVMLAGFHATGNAHLAAPILGSLATFRIIYYLMPLGAATVLVLQREAQSLRRHVPWSPWFAGLLPPFFAGLTLVSGAVLLFSGATKALPDRMTILRSVLPLSVLEVSHLLASVIGMLLLILARGLQRRLDAAYWLTLVLLLAGAVFSLLKGIDYEEAIFLGLLALALMPAHKLFYRRASLFSTTFSPGWIVAILAVFGCAAWLVFFSYKHVDYSTSLWWEFTFQHGGAPRALRALVAAAAAGLLFALASLIRPQTPRRAAPSAAELERAWPLIRNYRSAQAHLALMGDKHLLFSPDDRAFLMYGIEGRSWVSMGDPVGEDDGARRELVWSFMEQCERAGGWPVFYQVSPADLDLYLDVGMNLLKIGQEACVPLADFNLDGKSKKTLRGTLNKLEREGLRLEIIPAESVPPLMPRLKAISDAWLADKRAREKRFSLGAFDPAYLSRTPMALVWQGEHLLAFANLFLTGNKEEASLDLMRFAPESPSGSMDFLFIALMRWARQEGYRWFNLGMAPMAGMTNRRLAPLWNRFGALVFGRGERFYNFQGLKRYKDKFDPEWEPRYMAVPGGIALPMILANVASLISGGLTGVVRR, encoded by the coding sequence ATGCCAGGCGCCGATGGCGCACTGACGCCACCCAGCCCGCGCAGCGTATGGCTGCGCCGGGTCGCGGGACCGTTGGTGTCGCTGGGCATGCTGGCGCTCGCTTTGTGGGCGCTGCACCTGCTCGCGCGCCACGTCACCTACAACGAGATCCGCCATTACGTCGAAGGCATCTCGCGCCAGCGGCTCGTGCTCGCCATCGCGCTGACGATACTCGGCTTCGGCGTGATGTCGTTTTACGACCGTTTCGGCCTCGCGGCGATCGGCAAACGCCTGCCGTGGCGGCGCGTCACCCTGATCTCGTTCATCAGCTACGCCTTCAGCAACGCGGTCGGCATGTCGCTGCTGGTTTCCGGTTCGATCCGCTACCGCTTCTACCTGCAAAGCGGCCTTTCGCCGACCGAGATCGGCAAGCTCGTCCTGTATTGCACGCTCAGCTTCTGGCTGGGCCTGCTCGCGCTGACCGGTGTCACGCTGCTGGTGGTGCCGCTGCCATCGGGCCTGCCGATGAGCAGTTGGCGGATCGCATTCGCCGGCGTGATGGTGGCGATCCCGCTGGCCTGGATTCTCGGAAGTTTCGTCCGGCGTCCGCTGAAATTCTGGCGCTGGAAGTTGCGCTTGCCGACGCCGATGCATGCGATCCGCCAGGTCGCGGTCGGCGCCGCGGACTGGTGGCTGGCCGCGGCGGTGATGTACGTGCTGATGCCGGATCGCCTCAACGCCGGTTTCGGGCATTTCCTCGCGATCTTCGTGGTCGCGCAGATCGCCGGATTGATCAGCCACGTGCCGGGCGGCCTGGGCGTATTCGAAGCGGTGATGCTGGCCGGCTTCCACGCGACCGGCAACGCACATCTCGCCGCGCCGATCCTCGGTTCGCTGGCGACCTTCCGCATCATCTATTACCTGATGCCGCTCGGTGCGGCGACGGTGCTGGTGCTGCAGCGCGAAGCGCAAAGCCTGCGACGGCACGTGCCGTGGTCGCCGTGGTTCGCGGGATTGTTGCCGCCGTTCTTCGCCGGATTGACGCTGGTGTCCGGCGCGGTGTTGCTGTTTTCCGGCGCGACCAAGGCGCTGCCCGATCGCATGACGATCCTGCGCAGCGTGTTGCCGCTGTCGGTGCTGGAAGTTTCGCACCTGCTGGCCAGCGTGATCGGCATGTTGCTGCTGATCCTCGCGCGCGGCCTGCAGCGGCGGCTGGACGCGGCGTACTGGCTGACGCTCGTGCTGCTGCTGGCGGGCGCGGTGTTCTCGCTGTTGAAGGGCATCGATTATGAAGAGGCGATCTTTCTCGGCCTGCTCGCGCTCGCGCTGATGCCGGCGCACAAATTGTTCTACCGGCGCGCGTCGTTGTTCAGCACCACCTTCTCGCCGGGCTGGATCGTGGCGATCCTCGCGGTGTTCGGCTGCGCGGCGTGGCTGGTGTTCTTCAGTTACAAGCACGTGGACTACAGCACCAGCCTGTGGTGGGAATTCACTTTCCAGCACGGCGGCGCGCCGCGTGCATTGCGCGCGCTCGTCGCCGCAGCCGCGGCGGGTTTGCTGTTCGCGCTTGCCAGCCTCATTCGTCCGCAGACGCCGCGTCGAGCCGCGCCCAGCGCCGCGGAACTTGAACGCGCGTGGCCGCTGATCCGCAACTACCGTTCGGCACAGGCGCACCTCGCGTTGATGGGCGACAAGCATCTGCTTTTTTCTCCCGATGATCGCGCCTTCCTGATGTACGGCATCGAAGGGCGCAGCTGGGTCAGCATGGGCGATCCCGTCGGCGAAGACGACGGCGCGCGCCGCGAACTGGTGTGGAGTTTCATGGAGCAATGCGAGCGCGCCGGCGGCTGGCCCGTGTTCTACCAGGTGAGTCCGGCCGATCTCGACCTGTATCTCGATGTCGGCATGAACCTGCTGAAGATCGGCCAGGAAGCGTGCGTGCCGCTCGCGGATTTCAATCTCGACGGCAAATCGAAGAAAACGCTGCGCGGCACGCTCAACAAACTCGAACGCGAAGGACTGCGGCTCGAAATCATCCCGGCGGAAAGCGTGCCGCCATTGATGCCGCGGCTGAAAGCCATTTCCGATGCGTGGCTGGCCGACAAGCGCGCACGCGAGAAACGTTTCTCGCTGGGCGCATTCGATCCGGCCTATCTCTCGCGCACGCCGATGGCGCTGGTCTGGCAAGGCGAACATTTGTTGGCATTCGCCAACCTGTTCCTGACCGGCAACAAGGAAGAAGCTTCGCTGGACCTGATGCGCTTCGCGCCCGAAAGTCCATCCGGCAGCATGGATTTCCTGTTCATCGCGCTGATGCGCTGGGCGCGGCAGGAAGGCTATCGCTGGTTCAACCTCGGCATGGCGCCGATGGCGGGCATGACCAACCGGCGGCTGGCGCCGCTCTGGAATCGTTTCGGCGCGCTGGTGTTCGGACGCGGCGAACGTTTCTACAATTTCCAGGGCCTGAAGCGTTACAAGGACAAGTTCGACCCCGAATGGGAGCCGCGCTACATGGCGGTTCCGGGAGGCATCGCGCTGCCGATGATCCTCGCGAACGTGGCCAGCCTGATCTCGGGCGGCCTCACCGGGGTGGTGCGCCGATGA
- a CDS encoding ATP-dependent hsl protease ATP-binding subunit HslU: MSELTPREIVNELDRFIIGQHNAKRAVAIALRDRWRRMQLEPSFRNEVTPKNILMIGPTGVGKTEIARRLATLAKAPFVKVEATKFTEVGYVGKDVDSIVRDLADVAYKLTRDQAKERVKSQAEEHADERILDALLPRREQSGGWDQQGDQQKIESDSSTRGKLRKQLREGALDEREIELEFSMNVGVQIMAPPGMEEMSQQLSSMFQSMGGGKTQKRKLKIKAARPMLIDEEAGKLLNDDELRAQAIENCEQNGIVFIDEIDKVAQRSDWGGAGVSREGVQRDLLPLVEGSTVSTKYGPVKTDHVLFIASGAFSMAKPSDLIPELQGRLPIRVELSALSVKDFERILKEPHNALTKQYAAMLDTEGVKLEFTDDGIARLAEVAFKVNESTENIGARRLQTVMERLLESISFEAADKSGEKYAIDAEYVDKNLKDLASNEDLSRYIL, encoded by the coding sequence ATGTCTGAACTCACCCCCCGCGAAATCGTCAACGAACTCGACCGCTTCATCATCGGCCAACACAACGCCAAGCGCGCGGTGGCGATTGCGCTGCGCGACCGCTGGCGGCGGATGCAGCTTGAGCCTTCATTTCGCAACGAAGTGACGCCCAAGAACATCCTGATGATCGGACCGACCGGCGTCGGCAAGACCGAGATCGCGCGGCGTCTCGCGACGCTGGCGAAAGCGCCGTTCGTGAAAGTGGAAGCGACCAAGTTCACCGAGGTCGGCTACGTCGGCAAGGACGTCGATTCGATCGTGCGCGACCTCGCCGACGTCGCCTACAAGCTCACCCGCGACCAGGCCAAGGAGCGCGTGAAATCGCAAGCCGAGGAACACGCCGACGAGCGTATCCTCGACGCGCTGCTGCCGCGCCGCGAGCAGAGCGGCGGCTGGGACCAGCAGGGCGATCAGCAGAAAATAGAATCCGATTCGTCCACCCGCGGCAAGCTGCGCAAGCAGTTGCGCGAAGGCGCGCTGGACGAGCGCGAGATCGAACTCGAGTTTTCGATGAACGTAGGCGTGCAGATCATGGCGCCGCCCGGCATGGAAGAGATGTCGCAGCAACTGAGCTCGATGTTCCAGAGCATGGGCGGCGGCAAGACCCAGAAACGCAAATTGAAGATCAAGGCCGCGCGGCCGATGCTGATCGACGAGGAAGCCGGCAAGCTGCTCAATGATGACGAGTTGCGCGCGCAGGCGATCGAGAACTGCGAACAGAACGGCATCGTGTTCATCGACGAGATCGACAAGGTCGCGCAGCGCAGCGACTGGGGCGGCGCGGGCGTCTCGCGCGAAGGCGTGCAGCGCGACCTGTTGCCGCTGGTCGAAGGCTCGACCGTTTCGACCAAGTACGGCCCGGTTAAGACCGACCACGTGCTGTTCATCGCCTCGGGCGCGTTCTCGATGGCCAAGCCATCCGACCTGATCCCGGAGCTGCAGGGCCGCCTGCCGATCCGGGTCGAGCTGTCGGCGTTGTCGGTCAAGGATTTCGAGCGCATCCTGAAGGAGCCGCACAACGCGCTGACCAAGCAGTACGCCGCGATGCTCGATACCGAGGGTGTCAAGCTGGAATTCACCGACGACGGCATCGCCCGGCTGGCCGAGGTCGCCTTCAAGGTGAACGAAAGCACCGAGAACATCGGAGCCCGCCGCCTGCAGACCGTGATGGAGCGGCTACTGGAATCGATCTCGTTCGAAGCAGCAGACAAAAGCGGCGAAAAATACGCGATCGACGCCGAATACGTGGATAAAAACCTCAAGGATCTGGCTTCGAACGAAGACCTGTCCCGATACATACTGTGA
- a CDS encoding ATP-dependent protease subunit HslV, with protein MESFHATTILSVRRFGKVVLGGDGQVTLGNTVVKANARKIRRLGKDANVLAGFAGATADAFTLFELFEDKLAKHNGQLTRAAVELAKEWRTDRRLGRLEAMLAVADKDASLLISGNGDVLEPEHGLIAIGSGGPYAQAAAKALLDNSDLDARQIVEKALGIAGDICIYTNHNVTIEELGTGDQGPGTGAP; from the coding sequence ATGGAGTCTTTTCACGCCACCACCATCCTGTCCGTGCGCCGATTCGGCAAAGTCGTCCTGGGCGGCGACGGCCAAGTGACGCTTGGCAACACGGTGGTCAAGGCCAACGCGCGCAAGATCCGCCGGCTCGGCAAGGACGCCAACGTGCTGGCAGGTTTTGCGGGCGCCACCGCCGATGCGTTCACCCTGTTCGAGCTGTTCGAGGACAAGCTGGCCAAGCACAACGGCCAGTTGACCCGCGCCGCGGTGGAACTGGCCAAGGAGTGGCGCACCGACCGTCGCCTGGGCCGCCTCGAAGCGATGCTTGCCGTGGCCGACAAGGACGCATCCCTGCTGATTTCCGGCAACGGCGACGTGCTGGAACCCGAGCACGGGCTGATCGCGATCGGTTCCGGCGGCCCCTACGCGCAGGCCGCGGCCAAGGCGCTGCTGGACAACTCCGACCTCGATGCGCGGCAGATCGTCGAGAAGGCGCTTGGCATCGCCGGCGACATCTGCATCTATACGAATCACAACGTGACGATCGAAGAGCTGGGGACCGGGGACCAGGGACCGGGGACTGGAGCGCCATGA